The Deltaproteobacteria bacterium genomic interval CAATCCAATGGTCAGGCCTCACTGAGTTTTCCGGATCGATAGTGCTTGAGGGCGCCGGCCAAGGTGGTTGCATAGGTGTAATAGACTTTCACTCCGGCCGCGGACAGCACGCGGTAGGCATTGGGTCCGCAATACCCCGTCACGATACCGTTCACTCCACGCTGCGTCAGGGTGCTGGC includes:
- a CDS encoding NifB/NifX family molybdenum-iron cluster-binding protein, translated to MKVAFTTSGNDLNAPLVSQFGRAPKFLVYNLDEDTFEILDNQKNVNAARGAGIDAASTLTQRGVNGIVTGYCGPNAYRVLSAAGVKVYYTYATTLAGALKHYRSGKLSEA